The sequence ACTTCGCCGCCGTTCTCGCCGCCCTCCGGTCCGAGGTCCACCACGTGGTCGGCGTTCTTCACGAGGTCGAGTTCGTGTTCGATGACGACGACCGTGTTGCCCTTGTCGGTGAGTCGCTGGAGGACCTCGATGAGCTTTCGCTCGTCTTCCTTGTGGAGGCCCGTGGTCGGTTCGTCCAGCAGGTAGAGCGTGTCGCCGGTGTCTTTCTTGCCCAACTCCTCGGCCAGCTTGACGCGCTGGGCTTCCCCGCCCGAGAGCGTCGTGGAGGGCTGGCCGAGCTTCATGTAGTCCAAGCCTACGTCCTTCAGGAGACCGAGCCGTCTGGCGATGCGCTGGTCGTGTTCGAAGAAGTCGTAGGCCTCCTCGACGGACATGTCTAACACGTCCGCGATGGTCGCGCCCTTGTAGGTCACGTCCAGCGTCTCGTCGTTGTATCTGGCTCCGTCGCACTCCTCGCAGGGGACGTACACGTCCGAGAGGAAGTTCATCTCGATTTTGACGGTGCCCTGTCCGCCACACTCCTCACAGCGCCCGCCCTTCACGTTGAACGAGAAGCGGCCCTTCTCGTAGCCGCGCTGTTTCGAGAGCTTCGTCTCGGCGAACAGCTCCCGGATGTAGTCGAAGACGCCGGTGTAGGTCGCGGGGTTCGACCGAGGAGTCCGCCCAATGGGCGACTGGTCGATGAGCCGGACCTTCTCGACGTTCTCTATCCCCGTGATGTTGTCGTGGTCGCCGGGGTCCACGCTGGTGTTGTCGTTCATCTCGCGGGCCAGCCCCTTGTAGAGGATGTCGTGCATCAGGGTGGACTTCCCGGAGCCGGAGACGCCGGTAATCGCGGTGAACTGCCCGACCGGCAGGTCCACGTCGAGGTCTTTGAGGTTGTGCTGGCGCGCGCCCACGACCGTCAGGGCCGCGTCCGTATCGCGGCGGTCGTCGGGCACCGGAATCTCCTTGCGGCCCGCCAGATAGTCGCCGGTCAGCGACTCGTCGCAGTCCTCCACCTCGTCTACGGTCCCCTGCACGACGACCTCGCCGCCGCGCTTGCCCGGCCCCGGACCCATGTCGATGACGTTGTCCGCCCGGCGCATCGTCGCCTCGTCGTGTTCGACCACGAGGAGGGTGTTGCCCAAGTCCCGAAGCTCCTCCAAGGTGTTCAGCAGGCGGTCGTTGTCCCGCTGGTGGAGGCCGATGGACGGCTCGTCCAGCACGTAGAGGACGCCGACGAGTCCCGACCCGATTTGGGTCGCGAGCCGGATGCGCTGGCTCTCGCCGCCCGAGAGGGTGGCGGCCTCGCGGTCGAGGGTGAGGTATTCGAGACCGACCTCCTCCATGAAGCCGAGGCGGGCGCGAATCTCCTTCAGAATCTCCTCGGCAATCTTGGTCTCGCGCTCGTCTAAGGTCGCCTCCAATCCCTCGAAGTGGTCCAGCGCGTCGCCGATTGACATCTCGTTGACCTCGGTGATGGACGTGCCGTCCACGTACACCGACCGGCTCTGGTCGTTGAGTCGCGTCCCGTCACAGACCGGACACTCCGTGACCGCCATGTACTCCTCGATGTGGTCGCGGGTGCTGTCGGAATCGGTCTCGACGTAGCGGCGTTCGAGGTTCGGGATGACGCCCTCGAACCGCTCGTCCTTCTCGCGGGTGCCGTTCTTGGTCGTCCACTCGAAGTGAACTTTCTCGTCGGTCCCCCAGACGAAGGCGTCCCGCACGTCCTCTGGTAGCTCCTCGAAGGGCGTCTCGACGCTCACGCCGAAGTGGTCGGCCACGTTGTCGAGCTGTCGCCGGTAGTAGGTCCGGTTGTAGCTCCACGGCTCGAAGACGTGCTTGAGCGGTTTCGAGGTGTCCTGAACCACCAACTCCTCGTCTACTTCCTTCGTCTCGCCGATGCCCTCACACTCCGGGCACGCGCCGTGGGGGCTGTTGAACGAGAACGAGCGCGTCTCTATCTCCCGGAAGTCGATGCCGCAGTGCGTGCAGGCCAAGTCCTCGGAGAACTCCACGACGAGACGCTCCTCGTCGCTCTCGTCGGCCAAGTCGCCCGTCGAGCGCGCCGTGGCACCGCCGAGGTCGGCCTCGGCCTCCTCGGGCGGGTCCGGCAGGACGACCTTGAGCGCACCGTCGGCCTCCTCCAGCGCGGTCTCGACGCTGTCGGTGATGCGCGAGCGAGCCTCGGGGGAGACCTTCACGCGGTCCACGATTACGTCCACGTCGTGGTCGTAGTTCTTGTCGAGGTCCGGGCGACTGGTCGTCAGGTCGAACTCCTCGCCGTCCACCTCGACGCGGGAGTACCCCTCCGAGACCAACTCGTCGAACAGGTCCTCGAAGGCTCCCTTCTGGTCGCGGACGACCGGGGCGGCGATTTTCGCGCGGGTGCCCTCGGGGAGTTCGAGGACGCGCCGGACCATGTTCTGGGCGCTCTGCTCGCCGACCTCGCGGCCACACTCCGGACAGTGGGGCGTCCCGATGCGAGCGTACAGCAGGCGGAAGTAGTCGTGGAGTTCGGTGACGGTGCCGACCGTCGAGCGGGGGTTGTTGGCGGCGTTCTTCTGGTCGATGGAGATGGCGGGCGAGAGTCCTTCGACGTTCTCGACCTGCGGCTTGTCCATCTGCCCGAGGAAGTTGCGGGCGTACGCCGACAGGCTCTCGATGTACCGGCGTTGCCCCTCGGCGTAGACGGTCTCGAACGCGAGCGACGACTTGCCCGACCCCGACAGCCCCGTCACCACGTTGAACTGCTCGCGCGGGATGGAGATGTCGAGGTCCTTGAGGTTGTGCTCCTCCGCGCCCTTCACGTCGATGTACTCCTTGCTCATCGTTTTCGCGTCCCGAGAGAACTCGTTTGCGTGCGCTGTGCCGTCTCGTTCATCAAGAGGTTACAGGGATTCAGGGCACTTAACGGGATTGTAATCGGAAAGTCGCGGTCGAGTGGGATATCTCGAAATCCCCGATTCGCGGACCGAGGTCACCGTCCCGCGCTCCGCCACGGCGCTTTTCCTCTCGGTCGTCGTACACGTCCTATGGACGCGGAGAAGGCGTTCTCGCTCGCCCTGCTCGCGGTCGCGCTCTACGCCTCGCTACTGGTCGTCTGGCCCTTCTTCACCTACATCGCCTTGGCGGTCTTTCTGGCCTACGCGCTCTTCCCGCTCCAGCGCCGCCTCGCGCCACGAATCGGCCCGCGAATATCCGCGGTCGTCCTGATGGTCGGGTCCACCGTCCTGTTCGTCCTCCCGTTCGTGCTGATGCTACAGGTCGTCCTCCGACAGGCGCTCTCGGTGGTCGAACGCGTCCAGTCGGGCGAAATCGACGTGGGATTTCTGGAGGAGCTTCTGGCGAGCGACCTCGGGCAGGACCTCCTCGAAGCGATTCGGTCGGGCGCGGGCCGAATCGTCGAGGAGTCGGTCAACGTCGTCGGCGGGGCCTCGACTGCCGCGGTCGGAGTCACGATTCTGGGCTTCCTGCTCTACTACCTGCTGGTCGGCGGCGAGGATGCGGTAGCGTGGTTCCGCGAGGTGACGCCGCTCCCGGCCGCCGTGCAGGACCGACTCCTCGCGGACTTGGACCGCCTGACCTACGCGGTCCTCATCACGCAGGGCGTCATCGCGGTCGTGCAGGCGATTCTGACGGGTCTCGGCCTGTTTCTCCTCGGGTTCTCGAACGTCCTCTTCTGGACGGTGTTCGCAGTCGTCCTCGGCTTGCTTCCGTTCGTCGGGTCGATGTTCATCTGGATTCCGGCCGCCGTCCTGCTGATTGCGACGGGGCGACCGCTCGGCGGCGCGGGCCTGCTGGTCTACGGGTTCGGCGTCATCAACCTGACCGACAACTACCTCCGACCGGTCCTCGGCGGCCGGAGCGCGAACCTGAATCCCGCAATTCTCGTCATCGGCATCTTCGGCGGACTGGTCGTCTTCGGGTTCACGGGCATCTTCGTCGGCCCCATCGTGTTGGGGTTCACGAGGACCATCGTCGCCGTCGTCGCCGACGAGTACGCTTCGGATCGACACGAGACCGACGACAGTTTAGAGCGCCGGAAGGAGGGCCGGAGCGAACGAGACGAAGGCCGGAGTGAACGCGATACCGAGGAGCGCCAGCGCCACGACGAGGAGCGCGCCGGGGAGTCCCCCGATGGCGACGATGAGAAGGACCCACGGGGAGACGACCACGCCGATACCGAGCCACTGCGCGACGAACAGCGCCAGCAGGCCGACGACGGCGTTGACGAGTAGCGCCTTCACCGCCTTGGTCAGCCAGTAGACCGCGACGACGGCGACGACGACCGCGAACAGGAGGCCCAGTTCGAGACCCGTGACCATAGCTCCGAATCGACGCCACTCGTCAAAGATACTCCGTTGAGCGGACGTTCGAGGAAATGTTTGAATCAAAACGAGAGGCGACGAATCAGTACTCGGGCACGCGCGCCGACCGGTCGCTCCCCTCCACGAACGGCAGGGCCGCGAGGTCGGCCGGGACCTCCTCGCCCTCGACGCGGACGGTCAGGCCGGACGCCGAATCGTCACCGTCGTCTTCCGCACCGACCTCGAAATCGACCACCGCGAACGCGATGGGTTCCTCCGCGGTCGGACTCTCGACCGCTCGCGTCACCTCGCCGACCGCCTCGTCGCCCGCGAAGACGGCCGCGCCCGAGTCGGGCACTCGTTCGGGGCGCAGGCCCACGAGTCGCTTGCTCGGCCGCCCGCGGTTCTCGACGCGCGAGACGACCTCTTGGCCGACGAAACACCCCTTCTCGAAGTCAACCGCGTTCCGGAGACCGACGACGTTCGGAATGTGCCCCCGTAGCTCGGTCTCGAACAGCGGCGTGCCCGCTTCCAGCGTCAGCGACTCCCACGTCGTCCGGCCAAAGGGTGCGGCGTTCAGCCCCTGATTCAGCAGGGTGTCGAAGACCAACTCGGCGTTCGCGCGCTCGTCGCCCGCCTCGTTGACGGTCGTCCCGGTGGCACAGACCACCTCGAAGCCCTCCTCGCCGGTCGGCGCGTCGGTCCGAAGCACGGTGACGCCCACGGAGGCGATTCGCCCCCGGACGAACGAGAGGTGGTCGGCGGGCGAGGAGGCCCCGTTCAGCACGCTGGCTATCTTCTCGGTCGCCTTCGGGCCGTGGACGCCGAAGACGGCGAAGTCGTCGGTGGCGACCGAAATCTCCACGTCTTGGATGAAGACTTTTTCGCGCCACTCGTCGGCGAGCGCGGCGGCCTCGCCCGGCGGGACGAACAGTAGCAGTTGCTCGCCCGCGTTGTAGACGTACATGTCCAACTCGACGCCGCCCTGCGGGTCGAGCAAGAGTGCGTAGGCTCCCTCGCCGTCGGCGGTCGGCACGTCGTTCGACACCACGTTGTCCACGTACTCCACGCGGTCGTCGCCGCCGACCGTGACCACGCCGTAGGGCATCTCGGTGACGCCGACGACGTTCCGGACCGCGACGTGCGCGCGGTCGGGTCGCCCGTAGTCGGCGGGCACCTCGCGGTCGCCCACCGCGGTCCACTCCGCCCCGAGGTCGGCCTGTTGCTCCTCGATGACAGTCATTCTACCTCGGATTCGGTCACGGACGGGATTAAAAGGTCGGAATCCGAGATAGCGACCGACCCCGCCAACGGCATCGGTGACAGCGACCGACTCCGCCAACGACCGCAGTGACGGCGACCACCCGGCGCGTGCTGGCGCGCCCTCCGTGGCGCGCCCAGCGCGTGAGGGCCGAGCAACGCAGGCCGGAGGCCGAGTAGCGCAGAAGGTTGGGGAGGTGTGAGGCCCCGGTGGCGGTTGCGGTGCTGTCTAGCGGCATGATTAGTGTCGGCAGTAGTCCGGTCTGCGATGGTTGCTGTGGTTCGTGCTGTGAAATAGTCTCGGAATAAAGATTTTATTCACAAGATCGCGTCAGGGAAACGTTCCGAGACAACACTCTATAGCGGCAGTCGGTCGATAATCTTGTCCACGAACGACGGCTCTTCGACCTCCTCGTCGGGGTCCGGAACCACCCTCTCGTCGGGCGTGATGAGCGTCCGGTGGTCGCCCTCGCTGGCTTCGATGAGACCGTCCTCCTTGAGGTTGGCGAGCGCGGTCTCCAAGTCGTCGATGTCGGCCTCGACGTGCGAGCGGATCTCGAAGACCGTCATCCCGTCTTCGTTCCGGTCGACGAGCGCGTCGAGTACCGCAACCTCGACCTCCTCGCGGTTCCGGTACTCACGCTTTGCCTTCATACGCTGACGTATGACCGGCGGGGTTTTACCTTTATCTGAACGTGTAGGTCGGTGTTCGTTCAAGCCGCCCGCGGTCGGTCGGCCGAAGGCGGGACTCTTAAGCCCCGAAGCGACGCAAGGTGGTGTATGGAAGTCAAGTCTCGTCACCACCTCCGGAGCGACGAGGTGCGGGAGATAGAGCAACGCCTCGCCGACCGGCTCGGCGTCGAGTTGGACGCCGACAGCTACGAACTCGTGGAACTGGAAGACTCGGAGTTCGACCTCGTGTTGGTGGACGGCGACCCCGCCGTGCTGTACGTCGAGCGCGAGGCGAACGCCTCGGAGGGGTCGAGCGGCGAGACGCCACGAGACAAGGAACCGTTCCTGACCGTCCGCGGGGCCAACGAGTACGAACCCCAGACT is a genomic window of Halorussus salinus containing:
- the ygfZ gene encoding CAF17-like 4Fe-4S cluster assembly/insertion protein YgfZ — its product is MTVIEEQQADLGAEWTAVGDREVPADYGRPDRAHVAVRNVVGVTEMPYGVVTVGGDDRVEYVDNVVSNDVPTADGEGAYALLLDPQGGVELDMYVYNAGEQLLLFVPPGEAAALADEWREKVFIQDVEISVATDDFAVFGVHGPKATEKIASVLNGASSPADHLSFVRGRIASVGVTVLRTDAPTGEEGFEVVCATGTTVNEAGDERANAELVFDTLLNQGLNAAPFGRTTWESLTLEAGTPLFETELRGHIPNVVGLRNAVDFEKGCFVGQEVVSRVENRGRPSKRLVGLRPERVPDSGAAVFAGDEAVGEVTRAVESPTAEEPIAFAVVDFEVGAEDDGDDSASGLTVRVEGEEVPADLAALPFVEGSDRSARVPEY
- a CDS encoding pro-sigmaK processing inhibitor BofA family protein — translated: MVTGLELGLLFAVVVAVVAVYWLTKAVKALLVNAVVGLLALFVAQWLGIGVVVSPWVLLIVAIGGLPGALLVVALALLGIAFTPAFVSFAPALLPAL
- a CDS encoding DUF6432 family protein; its protein translation is MKAKREYRNREEVEVAVLDALVDRNEDGMTVFEIRSHVEADIDDLETALANLKEDGLIEASEGDHRTLITPDERVVPDPDEEVEEPSFVDKIIDRLPL
- a CDS encoding RNA-binding protein, whose product is MEVKSRHHLRSDEVREIEQRLADRLGVELDADSYELVELEDSEFDLVLVDGDPAVLYVEREANASEGSSGETPRDKEPFLTVRGANEYEPQTRVVTVDAGAVSFVSDGADVMRPGIVEADADIAAGDLVAIAEESHGKVLAVGRARTDGDDMVGNEGKVVSSVHHVGDELYEFTV
- the uvrA gene encoding excinuclease ABC subunit UvrA — its product is MSKEYIDVKGAEEHNLKDLDISIPREQFNVVTGLSGSGKSSLAFETVYAEGQRRYIESLSAYARNFLGQMDKPQVENVEGLSPAISIDQKNAANNPRSTVGTVTELHDYFRLLYARIGTPHCPECGREVGEQSAQNMVRRVLELPEGTRAKIAAPVVRDQKGAFEDLFDELVSEGYSRVEVDGEEFDLTTSRPDLDKNYDHDVDVIVDRVKVSPEARSRITDSVETALEEADGALKVVLPDPPEEAEADLGGATARSTGDLADESDEERLVVEFSEDLACTHCGIDFREIETRSFSFNSPHGACPECEGIGETKEVDEELVVQDTSKPLKHVFEPWSYNRTYYRRQLDNVADHFGVSVETPFEELPEDVRDAFVWGTDEKVHFEWTTKNGTREKDERFEGVIPNLERRYVETDSDSTRDHIEEYMAVTECPVCDGTRLNDQSRSVYVDGTSITEVNEMSIGDALDHFEGLEATLDERETKIAEEILKEIRARLGFMEEVGLEYLTLDREAATLSGGESQRIRLATQIGSGLVGVLYVLDEPSIGLHQRDNDRLLNTLEELRDLGNTLLVVEHDEATMRRADNVIDMGPGPGKRGGEVVVQGTVDEVEDCDESLTGDYLAGRKEIPVPDDRRDTDAALTVVGARQHNLKDLDVDLPVGQFTAITGVSGSGKSTLMHDILYKGLAREMNDNTSVDPGDHDNITGIENVEKVRLIDQSPIGRTPRSNPATYTGVFDYIRELFAETKLSKQRGYEKGRFSFNVKGGRCEECGGQGTVKIEMNFLSDVYVPCEECDGARYNDETLDVTYKGATIADVLDMSVEEAYDFFEHDQRIARRLGLLKDVGLDYMKLGQPSTTLSGGEAQRVKLAEELGKKDTGDTLYLLDEPTTGLHKEDERKLIEVLQRLTDKGNTVVVIEHELDLVKNADHVVDLGPEGGENGGEVVAAGTPEEVARAEDSHTGRYLRDLLPEVELDGPRTDRRAAPATDD